The following proteins are encoded in a genomic region of Musa acuminata AAA Group cultivar baxijiao chromosome BXJ2-11, Cavendish_Baxijiao_AAA, whole genome shotgun sequence:
- the LOC103972545 gene encoding uncharacterized protein LOC103972545 yields MAPSVRGRGGSVAAGDVGGGAGEGGGYYPAPPPIPFSRHHLEVTVISAQDLYPAARSMRTYAVAYFRPDHRARTRIDASGHTDPTWNDKFVFRVDDAVLHSDTSAITIDVYADRPGLLPGPDILLGTARALLSTLRPSSATHYAALQIRRPASLRPQGILNLGVALVDPSARSVPVHADRGHASSTPRPEVPKPKRPTAGTSRAADRERTELERKLEKWRAELPPVSGEVVRQEKGGRNRGAPVAAVVEDEPVIRPQRNRSFKRFACFGGGNVESGEFVAAPRYVEERPPRRAARVAVHRHKGYRDREGLPNI; encoded by the exons ATGGCCCCTTCCGTGAGAGGCCGAGGTGGCAGCGTCGCCGCTGGGGACGTCGGAGGAGGAGCAGGAGAAGGCGGTGGATACTACCCTGCGCCTCCTCCCATCCCCTTCTCGAGACACCACCTGGAAGTGACGGTGATCTCGGCTCAGGATCTCTACCCGGCCGCCCGGTCGATGCGCACATACGCGGTGGCCTATTTTCGGCCCGACCACCGCGCCCGCACCCGCATCGACGCCTCCGGCCACACCGACCCCACCTGGAACGACAAGTTCGTCTTCCGCGTCGACGATGCCGTCCTCCACTCCGACACCTCTGCCATCACCATCGACGTCTACGCCGACCGCCCGGGCCTTCTGCCGGGCCCCGACATCCTCCTCGGCACCGCCCGCGCCCTCCTCTCCACCCTCCGCCCCTCCTCCGCCACCCACTACGCGGCCCTTCAGATCCGCCGCCCCGCCTCCCTCCGCCCGCAGGGCATCCTCAACCTCGGCGTCGCCCTCGTCGACCCCTCCGCCCGCTCCGTCCCCGTCCACGCCGACCGCGGCCACGCCTCCTCCACCCCCAGGCCCGAGGTCCCGAAGCCCAAGCGTCCCACCGCGGGAACCAGTCGAGCGGCGGACCGGGAGAGGACGGAGCTGGAGAGGAAGCTAGAGAAGTGGAGGGCCGAGCTGCCGCCAGTCAGCGGCGAGGTGGTGAGACAGGAGAAGGGAGGACGCAACCGCGGCGCCCCCGTGGCCGCGGTCGTCGAGGACGAGCCAGTGATTCGGCCGCAGAGGAATCGGAGCTTTAAGAGGTTTGCGTGCTTCGGCGGCGGAAATGTGGAGTCGGGGGAGTTCGTTGCCGCCCCGCGATATGTGGAGGAGAGGCCGCCGAGAAGGGCCGCCAGGGTTGCCGTCCATCGCCACAAGGG CTATAGAGATCGAGAAGGGCTGCCCAATATTTGA
- the LOC135626554 gene encoding very-long-chain aldehyde decarbonylase GL1-5-like codes for MASRPGLFTEWPWQRLGNFKYLVLAPWSLHSLYLALSKERKELDLTYLIILPSLLLRMLHNQVWISLARFQNARSKNRIVDKSIEFEQVDRERNWDDQIIFNGILFYLGYFYIPGATNLPVWRTDGALLMALLHMGPVEFLYYWFHRALHHHFLYSRYHSHHHASVVTEPITSVIHPFAEHVVYFLLFSIPMVTTIVTRRASILALLGYVAYIDLMNNMGHCNFELVPKWLFTVFPPLKYLMYTPSFHSLHHTQFRTNYSLFMPFYDYIYSTMDKSSDDLYKRSLKGKEEVPDVVHLTHLTTLQSIYHLRIGFASLASKPYNSKMPILLMWPVAWTSMLLTWIYSSSFTVERNGFKKIKMQTWAIPRFKFQYGLPNERDAINDLIEKAILEAEDKGVKVLTLELLNQANELNGNGELYLHKYQNLRLRIVDGSSLAAAVVLNSIPPETKKVALCGNLSKVAYRVASVLCQRCVEVMMTRKREYYMLKSQIPESIAGYLLLSNNHNTQVWLVGDGLEDVEQRSAPKGTLFVPYSSFPPKKVRKDCTYCTTPAMKIPDTVENMHSCENWLPRRVMSASRVAGIVHALEGWDSHECGDKTQDIDKMWSTALRHGFLPLFGISPDLSN; via the exons ATGGCTTCAAGACCAGGCCTCTTCACCGAGTGGCCATGGCAGAGGCTGGGCAACTTCAAG TACCTGGTGTTGGCTCCTTGGAGTTTGCATAGCCTGTACTTGGCGCTGAGCAAGGAGAGGAAGGAACTGGACCTGACATACCTCATCATACTCCCGTCTTTGCTGTTGAGGATGCTCCACAACCAAGTCTGGATCAGTTTAGCTCGCTTCCAGAACGCACGCAGCAAGAACCGGATCGTTGACAAGAGCATCGAGTTTGAGCAGGTCGACAGGGAGAGAAACTG GGACGATCAAATCATCTTCAATGGGATACTGTTCTATCTGGGTTATTTCTACATTCCGGGAGCAACCAACCTTCCAGTTTGGAGGACAGATGGAGCACTGCTCATGGCTTTGCTGCATATGGGGCCTGTGGAGTTCCTCTACTACTGGTTTCACAGGGCACTACACCATCATTTCCTCTATTCTCGATATCACTCCCACCATCATGCTTCAGTTGTTACCGAGCCTATCACAT CTGTCATTCATCCGTTCGCAGAGCATGTGGTGTATTTCTTGCTCTTTTCTATTCCAATGGTGACAACAATCGTAACCAGAAGAGCTTCCATTTTGGCATTGCTGGGCTATGTTGCATATATTGACCTGATGAACAACATGGGTCACTGCAACTTTGAGTTGGTCCCAAAGTGGCTATTCACAGTCTTCCCGCCTCTGAAATATCTTATGTACACACCCTC GTTTCACTCTCTTCATCACACTCAATTTCGAACAAACTATTCTCTGTTCATGCCATTCTATGACTACATATACAGCACAATGGACAAGTCATCAGATGATCTATATAAGAGATCGCTGAAAGGAAAGGAGGAAGTACCTGATGTAGTTCATCTTACACATCTTACCACTTTGCAATCAATTTACCATTTAAGAATTGGCTTCGCTTCATTAGCATCCAAGCCATACAACTCCAAGATGCCTATCTTGCTAATGTGGCCAGTGGCATGGACCTCAATGTTATTAACATGGATATACAGCTCCTCCTTCACTGTCGAGAGGAATGGTTTCAAGAAAATCAAGATGCAAACATGGGCAATACCGAGATTCAAATTCCAA TATGGCCTACCAAATGAAAGAGATGCAATCAATGATCTAATTGAAAAGGCAATTTTAGAGGCTGAGGACAAAGGAGTCAAAGTTCTCACTTTAGAACTCCTAAATCAG GCAAATGAACTCAATGGAAATGGTGAGCTCTATCTTCATAAATACCAAAACTTGAGGTTAAGAATTGTGGACGGTAGCAGCTTAGCAGCTGCAGTGGTTCTTAACAGTATTCCTCCGGAAACAAAAAAAGTCGCCCTCTGTGGAAATCTCTCAAAGGTAGCCTATAGAGTAGCTTCTGTGTTGTGCCAACGTTGTGTTGAG GTAATGATGACACGGAAACGTGAATATTACATGCTCAAATCGCAAATACCAGAAAGCATAGCAGGTTATCTATTACTTTCAAACAACCATAACACTCAG GTTTGGCTAGTAGGAGATGGCTTGGAAGATGTAGAACAAAGAAGTGCACCAAAAGGTACATTATTTGTCCCCTATTCATCATTCCCACCGAAGAAGGTCCGTAAGGATTGCACATATTGCACCACTCCAGCAATGAAGATACCAGACACAGTGGAGAACATGCACTCTTGTGAG AATTGGCTACCGAGAAGGGTCATGAGTGCATCTCGTGTTGCTGGTATAGTGCATGCGCTAGAAGGGTGGGATTCACAtgaatgtggagataaaactcaGGATATTGACAAAATGTGGTCCACTGCACTCCGTCATGGTTTTCTCCCCTTGTTTGGAATTTCACCAGATTTATCCAACTAA
- the LOC103971699 gene encoding uncharacterized protein LOC103971699 — MPLLHLPFSQIRPPCVASLRPRLAGSHNVPARDRIIDFGKHKGRMLGSLPSSYLRWVSRNLRARDFEEWARLADEVLQDPVYRDRLEWEALERILTGDGLRRSSFDPADSPVAELIEVSDRFGWDNKAKDAWAGINFELLGTSKGGRIPRVRSPSPATEGGHGEGKRVTFRRESKISSGSRPGPEKKSGGVDVGSILGGVRLKRDGKTIVPACDSIASSKEQTGAFATDSTSREQIKDGFLRGNPKGPLHGSTSSGRRVGILSKGHRFVIGGGGEEEEQEEEEEEEEGKEEVATRGNREERRERRRLKREQQLEMLRREVGVEERSGRGNEALVIKRGVLRGEHHHQIANPFPGRRALLEKVKRQGD, encoded by the coding sequence ATGCCTCTGCTCCATCTCCCCTTTTCTCAGATCCGGCCTCCATGCGTCGCCAGCCTCCGTCCCAGGCTGGCCGGCTCACATAACGTTCCGGCGAGGGACAGGATCATTGACTTCGGCAAGCACAAGGGACGGATGCTGGGCTCCCTTCCGTCGTCTTACCTTCGGTGGGTGTCGAGGAACCTCCGCGCCCGCGACTTCGAGGAGTGGGCACGCCTGGCCGACGAGGTGCTGCAGGACCCGGTCTACCGAGACCGGCTGGAGTGGGAGGCGTTGGAGCGGATCCTCACCGGAGACGGCCTCCGCCGGAGCTCATTCGACCCCGCCGACTCTCCCGTCGCCGAGCTCATCGAGGTCAGCGATCGCTTCGGGTGGGACAACAAGGCCAAGGACGCCTGGGCCGGGATCAACTTCGAGCTCCTGGGCACCTCCAAGGGCGGGCGCATACCCCGGGTCCGGAGCCCATCCCCGGCCACGGAGGGCGGCCATGGAGAGGGTAAACGCGTGACCTTTCGCCGGGAATCGAAGATCTCGAGCGGTTCCAGACCGGGGCCGGAGAAGAAATCGGGAGGTGTTGATGTGGGTTCTATTTTGGGCGGAGTGCGGCTGAAACGGGACGGGAAAACGATCGTTCCGGCCTGCGACTCAATTGCTTCGAGCAAGGAACAGACGGGAGCCTTCGCCACGGATTCGACATCGAGGGAACAAATCAAGGATGGATTTTTGAGAGGCAATCCGAAGGGTCCGCTCCATGGGAGCACTTCGAGCGGAAGACGGGTGGGAATTTTAAGCAAGGGGCATAGATTTGTGATTGGCggcggaggagaagaagaagaacaagaagaagaagaagaagaagaagaggggaaggaggaggTGGCGACGAGAGGAAAtagagaggagaggagggagaggaggagattAAAGAGGGAGCAGCAGCTCGAGATGCTGAGAAGGGAGGTGGGAGTGGAGGAGAGGAGTGGAAGAGGCAACGAGGCCTTGGTGATCAAGAGAGGAGTTTTGAGAGGAGAACACCACCACCAGATCGCCAATCCTTTTCCTGGACGGAGAGCCCTTTTGGAGAAGGTCAAAAGACAGGGAGACTGA